Proteins from one Nicotiana tabacum cultivar K326 chromosome 23, ASM71507v2, whole genome shotgun sequence genomic window:
- the LOC107817137 gene encoding putative F-box protein At3g47150 — MATSGNGGRPFHEDLAVDILLRLPAESLLRFKCVCKNWYEIMESHSFIREHMNWNIKSKSPQILIYDHSALDDSPSITFFSVSDAGVHENPPDYLQGFRGMTNLLGVVDGLFLLEREIDGSIFNISLSLWNPATREVRPLPAANFELQPSFRQMDQSVGTAYLNETYCWLLCGGGCTSYDCSVLSFDFDNEVFVEIGGPDVGRAFNHCNVRLVLLDDFIALMTVVEGFVYDIWVMIQPDITLQLLISFLEIQSSLA, encoded by the exons ATGGCCACTAGCGGTAATGGTGGTCGGCCTTTCCATGAGGATTTAGCGGTGGATATTCTACTCAGGTTGCCAGCGGAGTCCTTGTTGCGATTCAAATGCGTCTGCAAGAACTGGTACGAGATAATGGAGAGCCATAGCTTCATCAGAGAACACATGAATTGGAACATCAAGAGCAAATCCCCTCAAATCTTGATTTATGATCATAGTGCCCTAGATGATTCCCCTTCAATCACTTTTTTTTCGGTTTCAGATGCTGGTGTACATGAAAATCCACCTGATTATCTCCAGGGCTTTAGAGGTATGACAAACCTTTTAGGTGTCGTGGATGGATTATTTTTGTTGGAGCGAGAAATTGATGGCAGCATATTCAATATCTCCTTGTCATTGTGGAATCCTGCCACCAGGGAAGTGAGGCCCCTTCCTGCAGCCAACTTCGAGCTTCAACCATCTTTCAGACAAATGGACC AATCCGTTGGGACTGCTTATTTAAATGAAACTTATTGTTGGCTGCTATGCGGCGGGGGTTGTACTTCTTATGATTGTAGCGTTCTTTCATTTGACTTTGACAATGAGGTATTTGTAGAAATTGGAGGGCCAGATGTTGGGCGCGCTTTCAATCATTGCAATGTGAGACTGGTATTGCTTGATGACTTCATTGCCCTCATGACCGTTGTTGAAGGATTTGTTTATGATATATGGGTAATGATCCAACCAG ATATAACTTTACAGTTACTAATTTCTTTCTTGGAGATACAATCTTCACttgcttga